A genomic region of Sciurus carolinensis chromosome 7, mSciCar1.2, whole genome shotgun sequence contains the following coding sequences:
- the Klhl32 gene encoding kelch-like protein 32 isoform X4, whose translation MDELLQYIRFGLMDVDTLHTVALSHPLVQASETATALVNEALEYHQSIYAQPVWQTRRTKPRFQSDTLYIIGGKKREVCKVKELRYFNPVDQENALITAIANWSELAPMPVGRSHHCVAVMGDFLFVAGGEVEHASGRTCAVRTACRYDPRSNSWAEIASMKNCREHFVLGAMDEYLYAVGGRNELRQVLPTVERYCPKKNKWTFVQSFDRSLSCHAGYVADGLLWISGGVTNTAQYQNRLMVYEPNQNKWISRSPMLQRRVYHSMAAVQRKLYVLGGNDLDYNNDRILVRHIDSYNIDTDQWTRCNFNLLTGQNESGVAVHNGRIYLVGGYSIWTNEPLACIQVLDVSREGKEEVFYGPTLPFASNGIAACFLPAPYFTCPNLQTLQVPHHRIGTI comes from the exons ATGGATGAACTCCTGCAGTACATCCGCTTTGGCCTAATGGACGTGGATACCCTCCATACAGTTGCCCTGTCCCACCCGCTTGTCCAGGCAAGTGAGACCGCAACAGCCCTGGTCAACGAGGCCCTGGAATATCACCAGAGCATCTATGCACAGCCTGTCTGGCAGACCCGCAGGACCAAACCACGCTTCCAATCAGATACTCTGTATATCATTGGTGGGAAAAAACGTGAGGTCTGTAAAGTCAAGGAACTTCGGTACTTTAATCCTGTTGATCAGGAGAATGCTCTTATAACTGCCATTGCCAACTGGAGTGAACTGGCTCCCATGCCTGTGGGAAGGAGCCACCACTGTGTGGCAGTCATGGGGGACTTTCTTTTTGTAGCAGGAGGGGAAGTGGAGCACGCCAGTGGCCGGACATGTGCTGTGAGGACTGCCTGTCGCTATGACCCCCGCAGTAATTCCTGGGCAGAGATAGCATCCATGAAAAACTGCCGGGAGCATTTTGTGTTGGGAGCCATGGATGAATACCTCTATGCAGTTGGGGGCAGAAATGAACTGCGTCAGGTTCTGCCTACAGTTGAGCGATACTGCCCCAAGAAGAACAAATGGACTTTTGTGCAGTCCTTTGATCGATCTCTTTCATGTCATGCTGGATATGTGGCTGATGGTCTTCTTTGGATATCAG GTGGAGTAACTAACACGGCACAATATCAGAACAGACTAATGGTATATGAACCTAACCAG aataagtGGATAAGCCGCAGCCCCATGCTACAGAGAAGGGTCTACCACTCCATGGCTGCTGTCCAAAGGAAGCTTTATGTTCTTGGAGGCAATGACCTAGACTACAATAATGACCGGATCCTTGTGCGACATATAGATTCTTATAACATTGACACTGACCAGTGGACACGTTGTAATTTTAACCTGTTAACTG GACAGAATGAATCTGGAGTTGCTGTCCATAATGGGAGAATATATTTAGTTGGTGGATATTCAATTTGGACAAATGAGCCCCTGGCTTGTATCCAG GTATTGGATGTAAGCAGAGAAGGCAAAGAAGAAGTGTTCTATGGGCCTACACTCCCATTTGCTTCCAATGGAATAGCAGCATGCTTCCTTCCAGCCCCATATTTCACATGCCCTAACCTTCAAACTCTTCAAGTGCCTCATCACAGGATTGGCACCATCTGA
- the Klhl32 gene encoding kelch-like protein 32 isoform X7 has translation MVYEPNQNKWISRSPMLQRRVYHSMAAVQRKLYVLGGNDLDYNNDRILVRHIDSYNIDTDQWTRCNFNLLTGQNESGVAVHNGRIYLVGGYSIWTNEPLACIQVLDVSREGKEEVFYGPTLPFASNGIAACFLPAPYFTCPNLQTLQVPHHRIGTI, from the exons ATGGTATATGAACCTAACCAG aataagtGGATAAGCCGCAGCCCCATGCTACAGAGAAGGGTCTACCACTCCATGGCTGCTGTCCAAAGGAAGCTTTATGTTCTTGGAGGCAATGACCTAGACTACAATAATGACCGGATCCTTGTGCGACATATAGATTCTTATAACATTGACACTGACCAGTGGACACGTTGTAATTTTAACCTGTTAACTG GACAGAATGAATCTGGAGTTGCTGTCCATAATGGGAGAATATATTTAGTTGGTGGATATTCAATTTGGACAAATGAGCCCCTGGCTTGTATCCAG GTATTGGATGTAAGCAGAGAAGGCAAAGAAGAAGTGTTCTATGGGCCTACACTCCCATTTGCTTCCAATGGAATAGCAGCATGCTTCCTTCCAGCCCCATATTTCACATGCCCTAACCTTCAAACTCTTCAAGTGCCTCATCACAGGATTGGCACCATCTGA